TCTCCCCTTTCCTACCATTCTGCTCCTGCCAACAGATCCCGGACCTCTCACTCACCCTATCCCCCTGTGCATCATTCCCTCAAGTTCACCTCCTACCACCTCCTTCTACCTTCTCTGACCTACCCAAGGTGGATTGACTCCAGGTGCTCAGAGGGAGGAGGCAACACTATCAGGAGAAAGGGAAAGTCATGATCACCAAAGAGCATTCACCACCTGCCACATTTAAATCTCACACTAGTCCATGGGCGGGGTATTAGCACCACCCCTGTTTTCGAAATAAAGAGACTAAAGCTAGAGAAGTTTATTACCTTGTCCAAGTGGCAGAGCCGCCTTACATGccaaactttgttctttttgcaaaGCAATGCTGCCTCCcacaggaaatttacaatcacgGCCCTACCCGCAGAATAGGATTGGTTCTAACAGAAACGAGGATCTGAGACTCCAAGAGTTCTCGTTCCCCTAGATGGTACAAAAGGTTCAAGACCAGAATAGGGCAGAGTTGTTCCCCAGTGCTGGGGTAAAGTGAGTCAGGCAAGAGGGCACACAGCAGGAAGCAGTGAAAACACAGATATATTCAGTAGTTACATCCAGTTTGTCTGTTGTCAGCCTACTTCAGGTGTCATACTGCTATGCTGGTACCTCTCTCTAAACCTGTACCATTCTCACAAAGAGCAACTATGTTTCAAAATCCCTGTCAATTAAAAAACATCACCTTCATAATGTGTCCCTCTCCAGGGAAACTCTGGCACCCTAAATCCTCTTGCCTAAAAGCACTCAGATCTTGCAGGGTAATTACATTCATCCTTTGAATTTTACAGCTGTCAATTCCCATAGAGCAGGCTGTTTGGGCTCAAAGAAAACAAGCAGGTTAAAAGCTATTAATTCTCAAATTTAAGGCTATCAGAACCTGTGTTTAAGGTAAAGACTGCCACCTTGTGGGAGAAGTGAGTGATTGGTGAGAGTCACTGAGACAATTAGGATTATCCAAGTAGAATCTTAAAATCAGAAAACTCTTCAGGCTGAAGGAAGGCTTAGAAATCATTAATTAGCTTAGAAGTAATCaatccagcaaatatttattgagcacatactaggTGCTAGAAACACTTATGAGAACTTATGGtatatcagtgaacaaaacacagGTCTCTGTCCTTATAGGAGTTTACATTTTACTGGAACAAAGACTGACAATAAACAACAAACATAATTAATATGTAAGTTATAAAGCATGTTAGAAATTTATAAGTTCTATTGGAAAAGGGTAAAATAGACTAGAATGAATGTCAAGAGTGATGGGGGAGGAGGTATCAGTGGTATTAAATAGGGTGGCATTAAATACAGTGGACAGTTGACATTAAATAGGGGGGACATATTTGAGTAAAGAATTGAAGGAAGCGAGGGACTTAGCTCCACAAACATCCCAGGAACATTCTAGGCAGAATAAGCATCACAAgccatataagaaaaaaattaacaaattagaccttaactagatttttttaaaactttgctttttaagagtttttaaaagtttccattaaagaaaatggaaaggtaagtcacaaaatgaaagaaaatatttttagtacataTCTGAAAAAGGCCCTGTTTTCAGAATATATAAGCTTACTACAAGTCAATAACAACATcaaaaaaactaatttttcttATCACTTTTAAAGATacataattgcacatatttatggggtgaAGGGTGACATTTCAATATGTGCATGCAATGCATAATGATCGAATTTGGGTAACTGGCATATCCATTATTTCAaaggtttatcatttctttgtgctggtaATGTACAAAATTTTCTCCTCTCAGTACTTGAAAACATACAATATGCCCCGGTGGAGAAGCTGAGGTCAACATCagatgtgaaatatttaaagtggatACAAAACTATTTCAGCAATGCAGACAATTAAGTGTGTTGTTGTGGGCGATGGTGCTGTTGGTAAAACATGTCTCCTGATATCCTACACAACAAACAAATTTCCATCGGAATATGTACCAAACGTTTTTGACAACTATGCAGTCACGGTTATGACTGGTGGAGAACCATATACTCTTGGGCTTTTTGATACTACAGGGCCAGAGGATGATGACAGATTACGACTGCTGAGTTATCCACAAACAGATGTTATTTCTAGTCTGTTTTTCAGTGGTCTCTCCATCttcatttgaaaatgtgaaagaaaagtgGGTGCCTGAGGTAACTCACCACTGTCCAAAGACTCCTTTCTTGCTTGTTGGGACTCAGATTGATCTCAGAGATGACCCCTCTACTATTGAGAAACTTGCCAAGAACAAACAGAAGCCTATCACTCCAGAGACTGCTGAAAAGCTGGCCCGTGACCTGAAGGCTGTCAAATATGTGGTGTGTTCTGCACTTACACAGGAAGGCCTCAAGAATGTGTTTGACGAAGCAATATTGGCTGCTCTGGAGCCTCCAGAACCGAAGAAGAGCCGCAGGTGTGTGCTGCGATGAACATCTCTCCAGAGCCCTTTCTGCACAGCTGGTGTCGGCATCGTACTAAAAGCAATGTTTAAATCAaactaaagattaaaaattaaaattcctttttgCAATAATGACAAATGCCCTGCACCTACCCACACGCAAGGTCCATAGGTATGGCCCCCTTTCCCCTCCCAGTACTAGTTAATTTTGAGTGATTCTGTGTTGTCAGAAAAGTGATTAGTACtagtttctgttttgttgtttcaaaaaaaaaaaaggtttttgtttttttttttttttttttttggtttaaaagcAAGGCATGCTTGTGGATGACTGTAACAGACTAATTGGAATTGTTGAAGCTGCTCCCTGGTTCCACTCTGGAGACATCTGGCACatcttagtgttttgttttgtttttttccttcctctttttttggggggagtgtGGGGGGGGGTTTCAGTCTTGCTTTTTAATTCATTAACCAGTGGATAGCCCTTAAGGGGAGGAAGATGGATTGATTCCACATTCCACTTCCTAGATCTAGTTTAGAAAACATGTTCCCCATCTGGTGCTCTTAGGAAGGAGTATAGTAAATGCCTCATTTAATAACATACTCCTTTTTGAAAGTTGCCTTTTCTCTCCACCCTTGAGTAGATCCAGTATTTGATGAAACTCATGAAAGTGGGTGGAGCCTGTCTTGCCCCTCTTCTTTTCTAGGACGCACTATATGTGACTGTGACTTTCAAGGACATTTGTTTGCCATTCACTGTTTTTTTGGGGAAGTTGATTTCTAACTTCTTTCActgataaatgaagaaaagtattGCACCTTTGAAATGCACCAAATGAATTgagtttgtaattaaaaaaattttttccctcTCAGTCATTATCTTATATGCTTAGCATAGATTTGCAGCTCAGTAGTATATGGTGTTCCTAGAATGCAGCTGAAGACCTGGTATGTAGAGGAAATACGAGGGGTGGTGCTAGAAGACAGACATCTGTGGAATGATTCACATCTTCTCAAGTTAGGAGGATGGAGGCCTGCTTC
The window above is part of the Chlorocebus sabaeus isolate Y175 chromosome 27, mChlSab1.0.hap1, whole genome shotgun sequence genome. Proteins encoded here:
- the LOC103246325 gene encoding LOW QUALITY PROTEIN: cell division control protein 42 homolog (The sequence of the model RefSeq protein was modified relative to this genomic sequence to represent the inferred CDS: deleted 1 base in 1 codon); protein product: MQTIKCVVVGDGAVGKTCLLISYTTNKFPSEYVPNVFDNYAVTVMTGGEPYTLGLFDTTGPEDDDRLRLLSYPQTDVFLVCFSVVSPSSFENVKEKWVPEVTHHCPKTPFLLVGTQIDLRDDPSTIEKLAKNKQKPITPETAEKLARDLKAVKYVVCSALTQEGLKNVFDEAILAALEPPEPKKSRRCVLR